One Streptomyces sp. R28 DNA window includes the following coding sequences:
- a CDS encoding sugar phosphate nucleotidyltransferase: MIGLVLAAGAGRRLRPYTDSLPKALVPVGPAGIEGEPTVLDLTLGNFAEIGLTEVAIIVGYRKEAVYARKEALEQKYGLKLTLIDNDKAEEWNNAYSLWCGRDALKDGVILANGDTVHPVSVEKTLLAARGEGKKIILALDTVKSLADEEMKVVVDPEKGMTKITKLMDPAEATGEYIGVTLIEGDAAPELADALKAVWETDPQQFYEHGYQELVNRGFRIDVAPIGDVKWVEIDNHDDLARGREIACQY; this comes from the coding sequence ATGATCGGCCTCGTGCTGGCGGCCGGCGCCGGACGGCGTCTGCGCCCCTACACCGACAGCCTCCCCAAGGCTCTGGTGCCGGTGGGGCCCGCGGGCATAGAGGGCGAACCCACGGTTCTCGATCTGACCCTCGGCAACTTCGCCGAGATCGGTCTGACCGAGGTCGCGATCATCGTCGGCTACCGCAAGGAGGCCGTGTACGCGCGCAAGGAAGCCCTTGAGCAGAAGTACGGCCTGAAGCTCACCCTCATCGACAACGACAAGGCCGAGGAGTGGAACAACGCCTACTCCCTGTGGTGCGGCCGTGACGCCCTCAAGGACGGCGTGATCCTCGCCAACGGCGACACCGTCCACCCGGTCTCCGTCGAGAAGACGCTGCTCGCCGCCCGCGGCGAGGGCAAGAAGATCATCCTCGCCCTGGACACGGTGAAGAGCCTGGCCGACGAGGAGATGAAGGTCGTCGTCGACCCCGAGAAGGGCATGACGAAGATCACCAAGCTGATGGACCCCGCCGAGGCCACCGGCGAGTACATCGGCGTCACCCTCATCGAGGGCGACGCCGCCCCCGAGCTGGCCGACGCCCTGAAGGCCGTGTGGGAGACCGACCCGCAGCAGTTCTACGAGCACGGCTACCAGGAGCTCGTGAACCGCGGCTTCCGCATCGACGTGGCGCCGATCGGCGACGTCAAGTGGGTCGAGATCGACAACCACGACGATCTCGCCCGTGGACGGGAGATCGCGTGCCAGTACTGA
- a CDS encoding iron-containing alcohol dehydrogenase family protein: MPVLTRLIPSPVVVDIRPGALDDLGSVLADERISHSGKLAVAVSNGSGARLKERLAPALPGATWYEVGGGTLDDAVRLAGAIRAGHYDAVVGLGGGKIIDCAKFAAARVGLPLVAVPTNLAHDGLCSPVATLDNDAGRGSYGVPNPIAVVIDLDVIHDAPARFVRAGIGDAISNISAIADWELANRVNGEKIDGLAAAIARQAGEAVLRHPGGIGDTDFLQVLAEALVLSGIAMSVSGDSRPSSGACHEINHAFDLLFPRRAAAHGEQCGLGAAFAMYLRGAHEESAYMAEVLRRHGLPVLPEEIGFTDDEFVRVVEFAPQTRPGRYTILEHLDLTTDQIKDIYADYVKAIGS, from the coding sequence GTGCCAGTACTGACAAGGCTCATCCCCTCGCCGGTCGTCGTGGACATCCGCCCGGGTGCCCTGGACGACCTGGGCAGCGTGCTCGCCGACGAGCGCATCTCGCACTCCGGCAAACTGGCCGTCGCGGTCAGCAACGGCTCCGGCGCCCGGCTCAAGGAGCGGCTCGCTCCCGCGCTGCCCGGCGCCACCTGGTACGAGGTCGGCGGCGGCACCCTCGACGACGCGGTCCGGCTGGCCGGTGCCATAAGGGCCGGCCACTACGACGCGGTCGTCGGGCTCGGCGGCGGCAAGATCATCGACTGCGCCAAGTTCGCCGCGGCGCGCGTCGGCCTGCCCCTGGTCGCCGTACCGACGAACCTCGCGCACGACGGCCTGTGCTCGCCGGTCGCCACCCTCGACAACGACGCGGGCCGCGGCTCCTACGGCGTGCCGAACCCGATCGCGGTCGTCATCGACCTGGACGTCATCCACGACGCTCCGGCACGTTTCGTCCGCGCCGGCATCGGCGACGCCATCTCCAACATCTCCGCGATCGCGGACTGGGAGCTCGCCAACCGCGTCAACGGCGAGAAGATCGACGGCCTCGCCGCCGCGATCGCCCGGCAGGCCGGCGAGGCGGTACTCCGGCACCCCGGCGGCATAGGGGACACCGACTTCCTGCAGGTGCTGGCGGAGGCGCTGGTCCTCAGCGGTATCGCCATGTCGGTGTCGGGCGACTCCCGCCCGTCCTCCGGGGCGTGCCACGAGATCAACCACGCGTTCGACCTGCTGTTCCCCAGGCGCGCGGCCGCCCACGGCGAGCAGTGCGGACTGGGTGCGGCCTTCGCGATGTACCTGCGCGGGGCCCACGAGGAGTCGGCCTACATGGCCGAGGTGCTGCGTCGGCACGGGCTGCCGGTACTGCCGGAGGAGATCGGCTTCACGGACGACGAGTTCGTCCGCGTCGTCGAGTTCGCTCCGCAGACCCGGCCCGGCCGCTACACGATCCTCGAACACCTCGACCTGACCACCGACCAGATCAAGGACATCTACGCCGACTATGTCAAGGCCATCGGTAGCTGA
- a CDS encoding CDP-alcohol phosphatidyltransferase family protein, whose product MSRPSVAELRPVVHPAGVKDRRSGEHWMGRLYMREVSLRVDRYLVNTRVTPNQLTYLMTVCGVLAAPALLVPGIPGAVLGVVMVQLYLLLDCVDGEIARWRKQYSLGGVYMDRVGAYLTDAAVLVGFGLRAADLWGSGRIDWLWAFLGTLAALGAILIKAETDLVGVARHQNGLAPVKEAASEMRTSGMALARKAAAALKFHRLILGIEASVLILVLAIVDQVRGDLFFSRLGVAVLAGIALLQTLLHLVSILASSRLK is encoded by the coding sequence ATGTCAAGGCCATCGGTAGCTGAACTCCGCCCCGTCGTTCACCCCGCGGGGGTGAAGGACCGGCGCAGCGGTGAGCACTGGATGGGACGCCTCTACATGCGTGAGGTGTCCCTGCGGGTCGACCGCTACCTGGTGAACACCAGGGTCACGCCCAACCAGCTCACGTACCTGATGACCGTCTGTGGTGTCCTCGCGGCCCCGGCACTCCTGGTGCCGGGGATCCCGGGGGCGGTGCTCGGCGTGGTCATGGTCCAGCTCTACCTGTTGTTGGACTGCGTCGACGGTGAGATCGCGCGCTGGAGGAAGCAGTACTCGCTCGGCGGGGTCTACATGGACCGGGTCGGCGCCTATCTGACCGACGCGGCGGTACTGGTCGGCTTCGGCCTGCGCGCCGCAGACCTGTGGGGCAGCGGCCGTATCGACTGGCTGTGGGCGTTCCTCGGCACCCTGGCCGCGCTCGGCGCGATCCTGATCAAGGCGGAGACCGACCTCGTCGGTGTCGCCCGGCACCAGAACGGGCTGGCGCCGGTCAAGGAGGCCGCCTCCGAGATGCGCACCTCCGGCATGGCGCTGGCCCGCAAGGCCGCCGCCGCGCTCAAGTTCCACCGCCTGATCCTCGGCATCGAGGCGTCCGTGCTGATCCTGGTCCTCGCGATCGTCGACCAGGTCCGCGGCGACCTGTTCTTCTCCCGGCTCGGCGTCGCGGTGCTGGCAGGCATCGCGCTGCTGCAGACCCTGCTGCACCTCGTGTCCATCCTCGCTTCGAGCAGGCTGAAGTGA
- a CDS encoding glycosyltransferase family 2 protein, with translation MKVGAVIITMGNRPDELRALLDSVAKQDGDPVQVVVVGNGSPVPDVPEGVRTIELPENLGIPGGRNVGVEAFGPSGRDVDILLFLDDDGLLAQHDTAELCREAFSADPKLGIISFRIADPDTGVTQRRHVPRLRAADPMRSSRVTTFLGGANAVRTQVFAEVGGLPDEFFYAHEETDLAWRALDAGWMIDYRSDMVLYHPTTAPSRHAVYHRMVARNRVWLARRNLPAPLVPVYLGVWMLLTLLRRPSRLALKAWFGGFREGWTTPCGPRRPMKWRTVWRLTRLGRPPVI, from the coding sequence ATGAAGGTCGGCGCGGTGATCATCACCATGGGCAACCGCCCCGACGAGCTCCGTGCCCTGCTCGACTCGGTCGCCAAGCAGGACGGCGACCCGGTCCAGGTCGTCGTGGTCGGCAACGGCTCCCCGGTGCCCGACGTCCCCGAGGGCGTCCGCACGATCGAGCTGCCCGAGAACCTCGGCATCCCCGGCGGCCGCAACGTCGGCGTCGAGGCCTTCGGCCCCAGCGGGCGCGATGTCGACATCCTGCTCTTCCTCGACGACGACGGCCTCCTAGCCCAGCACGACACCGCGGAACTGTGCCGCGAGGCCTTCTCCGCCGACCCGAAGCTCGGCATCATCAGCTTCCGCATCGCCGACCCGGACACCGGCGTCACCCAGCGGCGCCACGTCCCCCGGCTGCGCGCCGCCGACCCGATGCGCTCCTCCCGGGTCACCACCTTCCTCGGCGGCGCCAACGCCGTCCGTACCCAGGTCTTCGCCGAGGTCGGCGGGCTGCCGGACGAGTTCTTCTACGCCCATGAGGAAACCGACCTGGCATGGCGGGCCCTCGACGCGGGCTGGATGATCGACTACCGGTCCGACATGGTGCTGTACCACCCGACGACGGCGCCCTCCCGGCACGCGGTCTACCACCGCATGGTCGCCCGCAACCGCGTCTGGCTCGCCCGCCGCAACCTCCCCGCCCCCCTCGTCCCGGTCTATCTGGGCGTCTGGATGCTGCTCACCCTCCTGCGCCGCCCCTCCCGCCTTGCCCTGAAGGCATGGTTCGGCGGGTTCAGGGAAGGCTGGACCACTCCCTGCGGTCCCCGCCGGCCCATGAAGTGGCGTACGGTGTGGCGGCTGACTCGACTGGGCCGACCTCCCGTCATCTGA
- a CDS encoding ABC transporter permease translates to MSETTHDGSVAVSAPPSPDEGLTAAQLAAKYGLSVSGARPSLFEYVRQLWDRRHFILAFSRAKLTAQYSQAKLGQLWQVATPLLNAAVYFLIFGLILQADRGMDREVYIPFLVTGVFVFTFTQSSVMAGVRAISGNLGLVRALHFPRASLPISFALQQLQQLLFSMIVLFVVAVGFGSYPSLSWLLIVPVLVLQFLFNTGLAMIMARAGAKTPDLAQLMPFVMRTWMYASGVMFSIPIMLKGRPDWIATVLQWNPAAIYMDLMRFALIDGYGSSNLPDHVWAAAIGWAVLFAVGGFVYFWKAEERYGRG, encoded by the coding sequence GTGAGTGAGACAACGCACGACGGATCAGTCGCGGTGAGCGCGCCTCCGTCGCCCGACGAGGGCCTCACGGCGGCACAGCTCGCCGCCAAGTACGGGCTGTCCGTGAGCGGCGCCCGCCCTTCGCTGTTCGAGTACGTCCGTCAGCTCTGGGACCGGCGGCACTTCATCCTCGCGTTCTCGCGGGCGAAGCTGACCGCCCAGTACAGCCAGGCGAAGCTCGGCCAGCTCTGGCAGGTGGCCACGCCACTGCTGAACGCGGCGGTGTACTTCCTCATCTTCGGCCTCATCCTCCAGGCCGACCGAGGCATGGACCGCGAGGTGTACATCCCGTTCCTCGTCACCGGCGTGTTCGTGTTCACCTTCACCCAGAGCTCGGTGATGGCGGGCGTACGCGCGATCTCCGGCAACCTCGGCCTCGTCCGCGCGCTGCACTTCCCGCGCGCCTCGCTGCCGATCTCCTTCGCGCTCCAGCAGCTCCAGCAGCTGCTGTTCTCGATGATCGTGCTGTTCGTGGTGGCCGTCGGCTTCGGCAGCTACCCGAGCCTGTCCTGGCTGCTGATCGTGCCGGTGCTGGTGTTGCAGTTCCTCTTCAACACCGGCCTCGCGATGATCATGGCCCGTGCGGGCGCCAAGACCCCGGACCTGGCCCAGCTCATGCCCTTCGTGATGCGTACGTGGATGTACGCGTCCGGCGTGATGTTCTCGATCCCGATCATGCTGAAGGGCCGGCCGGACTGGATCGCGACCGTCCTGCAGTGGAACCCGGCAGCGATCTACATGGACCTGATGCGCTTCGCCCTCATCGACGGCTACGGCTCCTCGAACCTGCCCGACCATGTCTGGGCGGCCGCGATCGGCTGGGCTGTGCTGTTCGCCGTCGGCGGTTTCGTGTACTTCTGGAAGGCGGAGGAGAGGTACGGCCGTGGCTGA
- a CDS encoding ABC transporter ATP-binding protein, whose translation MAEQNPGERIPTVIADALHIVYRVNGAKTGKGSATAALSRILKRGSDDAERGVRKVHAVRGVSFSAYRGEAIGLIGSNGSGKSTLLRAIAGLLPPEKGKVYTDGQPSLLGVNAALMNDLTGERNVILGGLAMGMSREQIKERYQEIVDFSGINEKGDFITLPMRTYSSGMAARLRFSIAAAKDHDVLMIDEALATGDRKFQKRSEERIRELRKEAGTVFLVSHNNKSIRDTCNRVLWLERGELRMDGPTDEVLKEYEKFTGK comes from the coding sequence GTGGCTGAGCAGAACCCGGGGGAGCGCATCCCCACCGTGATCGCCGACGCGCTGCACATCGTCTACCGCGTCAACGGAGCCAAGACCGGCAAGGGCAGCGCCACCGCCGCCCTCAGCCGCATCCTCAAGAGGGGCTCCGACGACGCGGAGCGGGGCGTACGCAAGGTGCACGCCGTCCGCGGCGTCTCCTTCTCCGCCTACCGGGGCGAGGCCATCGGCCTCATCGGCTCCAACGGCTCCGGCAAGTCCACCCTGCTGCGCGCCATCGCCGGCCTGCTCCCGCCCGAGAAGGGCAAGGTCTACACCGACGGCCAGCCCTCGCTGCTGGGTGTGAACGCGGCCCTGATGAACGACCTGACCGGCGAGCGCAACGTCATATTGGGCGGACTCGCCATGGGCATGTCCCGCGAGCAGATCAAGGAGCGCTACCAGGAGATCGTCGACTTCTCCGGCATCAACGAGAAGGGCGACTTCATCACCCTGCCGATGCGCACCTACTCCTCCGGCATGGCGGCCCGGCTGCGCTTCTCCATCGCCGCCGCCAAGGACCACGACGTCCTGATGATCGACGAGGCGCTGGCCACCGGCGACCGCAAGTTCCAGAAGCGCTCCGAGGAACGCATCCGTGAGCTGCGCAAGGAAGCCGGCACCGTGTTCCTGGTCAGTCACAACAACAAGTCGATCCGCGACACCTGCAACCGCGTTCTCTGGCTGGAACGCGGCGAGCTGCGGATGGACGGACCGACGGACGAGGTCCTCAAGGAGTACGAGAAGTTCACGGGCAAGTAG
- the hpnC gene encoding squalene synthase HpnC produces the protein MTGPSARTGDPERSTLDKAAAENFPVAPFFLPRAWRTDLMAVYGFARLVDDIGDGDLAPGGADARLLGVSPEDAEDPLVLLDAFEADLRRVFDGTPRHPLLRRLQPTARRRSLTPEPFLGLIAANRQDQLVGRYETYDDLLAYCELSANPVGRLVLAVTGTETPERIRRSDAVCTALQIVEHLQDVAEDLGRDRIYLPADDMKRFHVEETDLAVKTAGASVRALVAYEAERAQNLLNEGTPLVGSVHGRLKLLLAGFVAGGRAAIRAIAAAEYDVLPGPPKASKLQLLREVGVTLRGEG, from the coding sequence GTGACGGGACCAAGCGCGCGCACAGGTGATCCGGAGCGCAGCACGCTCGACAAGGCCGCCGCGGAGAACTTCCCCGTGGCGCCGTTCTTCCTGCCCAGGGCCTGGCGCACCGACCTCATGGCCGTCTACGGATTCGCCCGCCTCGTCGACGACATCGGCGACGGTGATCTCGCGCCCGGCGGCGCCGACGCCCGTCTGCTCGGCGTGTCGCCCGAGGACGCCGAGGACCCTCTCGTCCTCCTCGACGCCTTCGAGGCCGACCTGCGCCGTGTCTTCGACGGCACCCCGCGCCACCCCTTGCTGCGCCGTCTGCAGCCGACCGCCCGCCGCCGCTCACTGACCCCCGAGCCCTTCCTCGGCCTGATCGCCGCCAACCGCCAGGACCAGCTCGTGGGGCGGTACGAGACCTACGACGATCTCCTTGCCTACTGCGAACTCTCCGCCAACCCGGTCGGCCGTCTCGTGCTCGCCGTCACCGGCACCGAGACCCCCGAGCGGATCCGCCGCTCCGACGCGGTGTGCACGGCGCTGCAGATCGTCGAGCACCTCCAGGACGTCGCCGAGGACCTCGGTCGTGACCGGATCTATCTGCCGGCGGACGACATGAAGCGTTTCCACGTCGAGGAAACCGATCTCGCGGTAAAAACAGCAGGCGCATCGGTGCGCGCACTGGTTGCATACGAAGCGGAACGTGCCCAGAACCTCCTGAATGAAGGCACCCCCCTGGTGGGTAGCGTCCACGGCAGGCTCAAGCTGCTGCTCGCGGGGTTCGTGGCGGGGGGAAGGGCGGCGATCCGTGCGATCGCCGCCGCCGAATACGACGTACTTCCCGGCCCGCCCAAGGCCAGCAAGCTCCAGCTGCTGCGTGAGGTGGGCGTGACTCTGCGAGGAGAGGGGTGA
- the hpnD gene encoding presqualene diphosphate synthase HpnD has translation MIRTVESEPHASAPVLAAYSYCEAVTGQQARNFAYGIRLLPTAKRRAMSALYAFSRRVDDIGDGALTAEVKIARLEGTRELLARIRDRAVDEDDIDPVAVALVHAADTFPIPLGGLDELIDGVLMDVRGETYETWDDLKVYCRCVAGAIGRLSLGVFGTEPGARGAERAPEYADTLGLALQLTNILRDVREDAEGGRTYLPGDDLAKFGCSVGFSGPNPPEGSDFAGLVHFEVRRARALFAEGYRLLPMLDRRSGACVAAMAGIYRRLLDRIERDPEAVLRGRVSLPGREKAYVAVRGLSGLDARHVTRRTVRRRA, from the coding sequence GTGATCCGGACCGTGGAGTCAGAGCCACACGCGTCCGCACCGGTACTCGCCGCCTACAGCTACTGCGAGGCCGTCACCGGACAGCAGGCCCGTAACTTCGCCTACGGCATCAGGCTGCTGCCGACGGCCAAGCGCCGCGCGATGTCGGCGCTGTACGCGTTCTCGCGCCGCGTCGACGACATCGGCGACGGCGCGCTGACCGCCGAGGTCAAGATCGCCAGGCTCGAGGGCACCCGGGAGCTGCTGGCCAGGATCCGCGACCGGGCGGTCGACGAGGACGACATCGACCCCGTGGCCGTCGCCCTCGTCCACGCCGCCGACACCTTCCCGATCCCGCTCGGCGGCCTGGACGAGCTCATCGACGGCGTCCTGATGGACGTGCGCGGGGAGACCTACGAGACCTGGGACGACCTGAAGGTCTACTGCCGCTGCGTGGCGGGCGCCATCGGGCGGCTCTCGCTGGGTGTGTTCGGTACGGAACCCGGGGCGCGCGGCGCCGAGCGCGCGCCCGAGTACGCGGACACGCTCGGGCTCGCGTTGCAGCTCACCAACATCCTGCGCGACGTCCGCGAGGACGCCGAAGGAGGGCGCACCTATCTGCCCGGCGACGACCTCGCCAAGTTCGGCTGCTCGGTCGGCTTCAGCGGGCCGAATCCACCGGAGGGCTCCGACTTCGCGGGCCTCGTGCACTTCGAAGTGCGTCGGGCCCGCGCTCTTTTCGCCGAGGGCTACCGGCTGCTCCCCATGCTGGACCGGCGCAGCGGCGCCTGTGTCGCCGCCATGGCCGGCATCTACCGCCGCCTCCTCGACCGCATCGAGCGCGACCCGGAGGCCGTGCTGCGCGGCCGGGTTTCCCTGCCGGGGCGAGAGAAGGCGTACGTCGCCGTGCGCGGCCTGAGTGGTCTGGACGCCCGGCATGTGACCCGTCGTACCGTCAGGAGGCGTGCCTGA
- a CDS encoding DUF6380 family protein: MDIAVQGDASGEKWQATLRCRAASLTETTGRAPFEHRHVGRTGEGAR, translated from the coding sequence ATGGACATTGCGGTCCAAGGTGATGCCTCCGGCGAAAAGTGGCAGGCAACCCTCCGCTGCCGGGCGGCGTCCCTGACTGAGACGACCGGCCGTGCACCGTTCGAGCACCGGCACGTCGGTCGCACAGGGGAGGGTGCACGATGA
- the hpnE gene encoding hydroxysqualene dehydroxylase HpnE — protein sequence MESEGALADIPGRPARDAVVVGGGLAGITAALALADAGVRVTLIEGRPRLGGLAFSFQRGDLVVDNGQHVYLRCCTAYRWFLDRIEGTALAPLQDRLDVPVLDLARPEGRRLGRLRRDELPVPLHLGRSLATYPHLSLAERAKVGRAALALKGLDLADPSLDATDFGSWLAAHGQSARAVEALWDLVGVATLNAVAGDASLGLAAMVFKTGLLSDPGAADIGWARVPLGELHDRLARKALDSAGVRTEVRTRVTSISPDENGRWSVQVPGETLQADAVVLAVAQREAYDLLPQGALDAPGQLLEIGTAPILNVHVVYDRKVLSRPFFAALGTPVQWVFDRTDASGLRDGQYLALSQSAAQDEIDEPVATLRERYLPELERLLPRTRGAQVKDFFVTRERTATFAPTPGVGRLRPGARTKVPGLYLAGAWTATGWPATMESAVRSGVSAAGAALSALGRPRPSHLFDVEEAA from the coding sequence ATGGAGTCCGAAGGGGCGCTCGCGGACATCCCGGGACGCCCCGCGAGGGACGCCGTCGTGGTCGGCGGCGGGCTCGCCGGCATCACGGCCGCGCTCGCGCTCGCCGACGCCGGAGTGCGCGTCACCCTGATCGAGGGCAGGCCGAGACTCGGTGGCCTGGCCTTCTCCTTCCAGCGCGGCGACCTGGTCGTCGACAACGGTCAGCACGTGTATCTGCGCTGCTGCACCGCCTACCGCTGGTTCCTCGACCGCATCGAGGGCACGGCGCTGGCTCCGCTGCAGGACCGTCTCGACGTGCCCGTCCTCGACCTCGCGCGGCCCGAGGGTCGGCGGCTCGGCAGACTGCGGCGCGACGAACTGCCCGTACCCCTGCACCTGGGCCGGAGCCTGGCGACGTATCCGCATCTGTCGCTCGCCGAGCGGGCCAAGGTCGGCCGTGCCGCGCTCGCGCTCAAGGGGCTCGACCTCGCCGATCCGAGCCTGGACGCAACTGACTTCGGCAGCTGGCTGGCCGCGCACGGTCAGTCGGCGCGTGCCGTCGAGGCCCTGTGGGACCTGGTGGGGGTCGCCACCCTCAACGCGGTCGCGGGCGACGCCTCGCTGGGGCTCGCCGCGATGGTGTTCAAGACCGGTCTGCTCTCCGACCCGGGCGCGGCCGACATCGGATGGGCGCGCGTCCCGCTGGGCGAACTGCATGACCGGCTGGCCCGCAAGGCGCTCGACTCCGCGGGCGTCCGCACCGAGGTCCGTACACGCGTCACCTCCATCTCCCCTGACGAAAACGGGCGTTGGAGCGTTCAGGTTCCCGGCGAGACGCTCCAGGCCGACGCGGTCGTGCTCGCCGTGGCCCAGCGCGAGGCGTACGACCTGCTGCCCCAGGGTGCCCTCGACGCTCCCGGACAGCTGCTGGAGATCGGCACCGCGCCGATCCTCAACGTCCATGTGGTGTACGACCGGAAGGTGCTCAGCCGGCCGTTCTTCGCGGCCCTCGGCACCCCGGTGCAGTGGGTGTTCGACCGGACCGACGCGTCCGGGCTGCGGGACGGGCAGTACCTCGCCCTGTCCCAGTCGGCCGCGCAGGACGAGATCGACGAACCGGTCGCCACCCTGCGCGAGCGGTATCTGCCCGAGCTGGAGCGGCTGTTGCCCAGGACGCGCGGTGCGCAGGTGAAGGACTTCTTCGTGACCCGGGAGCGCACCGCGACGTTCGCTCCCACCCCCGGCGTCGGGCGGCTGCGGCCCGGCGCCCGTACCAAAGTCCCCGGCCTCTACCTGGCCGGAGCGTGGACCGCCACAGGGTGGCCCGCGACCATGGAGAGTGCGGTCCGCAGTGGCGTGAGTGCGGCCGGCGCCGCGCTGAGCGCCCTGGGCCGGCCACGCCCCAGCCACCTCTTCGACGTCGAGGAGGCGGCGTGA
- a CDS encoding polyprenyl synthetase family protein, translated as MLNQRTAAGPRTPGSATRGETVPTVPPAEKAARETAVDVTALLERGRTLATPVLRAAIDRLAPPMDTVSAYHFGWIDADGKPTAGDGGKAVRPALAVLSAEVTGAAPEVGIPGAVAVELVHNFSLLHDDLMDGDEQRRHRDTVWKVHGPAQAILVGDALFALANEILLELGTVEAGRATRRLTTATRALIDGQAQDISYEHRDRVSVEECLEMEGNKTGALLACASSIGAVLGGADDRTADTLEKYGYHLGLAFQAVDDLLGIWGDPVSTGKQTWSDLRQRKKSLPVVAALAAGGPASERLGEMLAADAKSSDFANFSEEEFAARAALIEEAGGREWTAEEARRQHAVAVEALDAVDMPEQVRAQFTALADFVVVRKR; from the coding sequence ATGCTGAACCAGCGCACGGCGGCAGGCCCCCGCACGCCCGGTAGCGCGACAAGAGGAGAGACTGTGCCCACTGTGCCCCCGGCCGAGAAGGCCGCTCGAGAGACCGCGGTGGACGTGACCGCGCTCCTGGAGCGCGGTAGGACCCTGGCCACGCCGGTACTGCGGGCGGCGATCGACCGCCTGGCCCCTCCCATGGACACCGTTTCCGCCTACCACTTCGGCTGGATCGACGCCGACGGCAAGCCCACGGCCGGCGACGGCGGCAAGGCCGTACGCCCCGCCCTCGCGGTGCTCTCCGCCGAGGTCACCGGTGCCGCGCCCGAGGTCGGCATCCCCGGCGCCGTCGCCGTCGAACTCGTCCACAACTTCTCCCTCCTCCACGACGACCTCATGGACGGCGACGAACAGCGCCGCCACCGCGACACCGTCTGGAAGGTGCACGGTCCCGCTCAGGCCATCCTGGTCGGCGACGCCCTGTTCGCCCTCGCCAACGAGATCCTGCTGGAGCTCGGCACCGTCGAGGCCGGCCGTGCCACCCGTCGCTTGACCACCGCCACCCGCGCTCTCATCGACGGCCAGGCGCAGGACATCTCCTACGAGCACCGCGACCGTGTCAGCGTCGAGGAATGCCTGGAGATGGAGGGCAACAAGACCGGCGCCCTGCTCGCCTGCGCCAGCTCCATCGGCGCCGTGCTCGGCGGCGCGGACGACCGCACCGCCGACACCCTGGAGAAGTACGGCTACCACCTGGGTCTCGCCTTCCAGGCCGTCGACGACCTCCTCGGCATCTGGGGCGACCCGGTCTCCACCGGCAAGCAGACCTGGAGCGACCTGCGCCAGCGCAAGAAGTCCCTGCCGGTCGTGGCCGCGCTCGCGGCGGGCGGCCCCGCCTCCGAGCGCCTGGGCGAAATGCTCGCCGCCGACGCCAAGAGCAGCGACTTCGCGAACTTCTCCGAGGAGGAGTTCGCGGCACGTGCCGCCCTCATCGAGGAGGCGGGCGGCCGCGAGTGGACCGCCGAAGAGGCACGCCGTCAGCACGCCGTCGCCGTCGAGGCCCTCGACGCCGTCGACATGCCCGAGCAGGTGCGGGCGCAGTTCACGGCGCTCGCCGACTTCGTCGTCGTACGGAAGAGATGA